One Polyangiaceae bacterium DNA window includes the following coding sequences:
- a CDS encoding ATP-binding cassette domain-containing protein yields MSDDDETNSDAVVDAQPPAAEEPAPTAEPTAEPFVLLHAVMARDAAAPRRRARGTLSGVSLALGSGVFAFVGGPEDGTFALFDVITGTRAPLRGRVAIAGASPARSGATRARIGMLPPEPLLPPSRTVAEAVSIAQHARGEAQARPTEVLASLGLESLAPRSPTSLSFAESRAVELAIALSTPSPLLVALHEPLADVAVNLLGVVRERIRQLAAAGTCVVITTSSPADARALGDSVIVLHRGAIAGGTSSADVLPGGTPLLVAWVRPAEQHDGLAPIRLLARVLAERPEVSSVAWNDKQDASAQAAELRLSGSDIDACALALADAATEVGAVIEAIAPASPGLTRLRAASETTEALRRATPPHRPATSNAPLAGGSR; encoded by the coding sequence GTGAGCGATGACGACGAGACAAACTCGGATGCTGTGGTAGACGCGCAGCCACCGGCCGCCGAAGAGCCTGCGCCGACAGCAGAGCCCACTGCCGAACCGTTCGTCCTCCTGCATGCCGTCATGGCGCGCGATGCTGCCGCGCCCAGGCGCCGTGCACGCGGCACCCTTTCCGGTGTCAGCCTTGCGCTCGGTTCAGGTGTCTTCGCGTTCGTCGGCGGTCCGGAAGATGGGACGTTTGCGCTCTTCGACGTCATCACGGGCACTCGAGCGCCGCTGCGTGGGCGCGTGGCGATTGCTGGCGCTTCGCCCGCCCGATCTGGAGCCACGCGTGCTCGCATCGGAATGCTCCCTCCAGAACCGCTGCTTCCACCCTCGCGCACCGTTGCCGAGGCAGTGAGCATCGCGCAGCACGCACGCGGCGAAGCCCAGGCTCGACCGACCGAGGTGCTTGCGAGCCTTGGGCTCGAAAGCCTCGCACCGCGCAGCCCAACCTCGTTGTCGTTTGCCGAATCCCGCGCTGTGGAGCTCGCGATCGCGCTTTCGACGCCATCGCCTCTGCTCGTTGCACTTCATGAACCGCTCGCCGATGTGGCGGTCAACCTTCTCGGCGTCGTGCGTGAACGCATCCGACAGCTTGCCGCCGCGGGGACGTGCGTCGTCATCACGACATCCTCGCCCGCTGACGCGCGTGCCCTTGGCGATAGCGTCATCGTTCTTCATCGCGGCGCGATCGCCGGAGGCACCTCGTCGGCAGACGTCTTGCCTGGAGGCACTCCGCTGCTCGTCGCTTGGGTTCGTCCCGCCGAACAGCACGACGGTCTCGCTCCGATTCGCCTACTTGCGCGTGTCCTTGCCGAGCGTCCCGAAGTTTCCTCGGTCGCTTGGAACGACAAACAAGATGCATCCGCGCAAGCGGCCGAGCTTCGTTTGTCCGGGAGCGACATCGATGCATGTGCATTGGCGCTTGCCGACGCAGCAACCGAGGTGGGTGCGGTCATCGAGGCCATCGCGCCCGCATCACCGGGCCTCACGCGTTTGCGTGCAGCATCGGAAACCACCGAAGCGCTGCGCCGTGCGACGCCGCCTCATCGTCCGGCGACGTCGAACGCACCTCTGGCAGGAGGCTCGCGATGA
- a CDS encoding DUF362 domain-containing protein, with protein MKIPSRPRVIIRRCPTYDVEHIHRIIREGLEELDLRPHGRTLVKPNCVASGTAFPHAYTRPEFLEGVIRGLRDRDDGQVKELAIGERCGITIPTRRAFDLAGYYPMFERTGVKHYHFEEEPQVEIRLRHKERLRDYLFTPEPVAKADFFVNCPKFKSHPWTTVTFSMKNYIGIQDDRHRLIDHDHRLDEKIADLQYIIQPQFIAIDAIVAGEGRMLTPIPRNLGLVIMGNAQLAFDAVCSRIIGVDPRTVDHLRFASERGFGSLDPDAVDISGDVTLEEAQEMAKGFKVGLVRVEKYFEGSHINAYAGPPPEPERTDYCWGGCPGALEEAIEILRQYDQNCDSNMPRMHIVFGSYEGPIDAAPGERVIFIGDCAQWSGQLHGKTIRVESLYRDRAQKDPYQAKHEDVFVKMAQVIGKLATSDTKEPLRLEGCPVSVAEQVLVLVELGKLKNPILSPEELVHFNKAYVGWRSRTLMKRVSGTPYQIHGPCSRGEAAPDVTVPAASPPAAE; from the coding sequence ATGAAAATACCGTCGCGGCCCCGAGTCATCATTCGCCGTTGCCCGACCTACGACGTCGAGCACATCCACCGCATCATCCGAGAAGGCCTCGAGGAGCTCGACCTCCGGCCGCACGGAAGAACGTTGGTCAAGCCGAACTGCGTGGCGTCGGGAACCGCGTTCCCTCATGCCTACACGCGCCCGGAATTCCTCGAAGGCGTCATTCGAGGACTGCGCGACCGCGACGACGGCCAAGTCAAAGAACTCGCCATCGGGGAGCGGTGTGGGATCACGATTCCAACCCGGCGCGCGTTCGACTTGGCCGGCTACTACCCGATGTTCGAGCGCACGGGTGTCAAGCATTACCATTTCGAGGAAGAACCGCAGGTCGAAATACGGCTGCGTCACAAAGAACGGCTGCGTGACTATCTCTTCACGCCCGAACCTGTTGCCAAAGCAGACTTCTTCGTCAACTGCCCCAAATTCAAGAGCCATCCCTGGACCACCGTGACGTTTTCCATGAAAAACTACATCGGCATCCAGGACGATAGGCACCGATTGATCGATCACGATCACCGCCTCGACGAAAAAATTGCCGATCTGCAATACATCATCCAGCCTCAATTCATTGCCATCGATGCCATCGTGGCCGGAGAGGGCCGGATGCTCACGCCCATTCCGCGCAACCTGGGGCTCGTGATCATGGGCAATGCCCAGCTTGCTTTCGATGCCGTTTGCTCGAGAATCATTGGTGTGGATCCTCGAACGGTCGATCATTTGCGGTTTGCGTCGGAGCGCGGATTCGGTTCGCTGGATCCCGACGCCGTCGACATCTCCGGCGACGTAACGCTGGAAGAAGCCCAGGAAATGGCCAAAGGCTTCAAAGTAGGGTTGGTTCGCGTCGAAAAGTATTTCGAGGGAAGTCATATCAACGCGTATGCAGGTCCTCCGCCGGAACCCGAACGAACCGATTACTGCTGGGGCGGTTGCCCGGGAGCGCTCGAGGAAGCCATCGAAATCCTGCGGCAATACGACCAAAATTGCGATTCGAACATGCCCCGCATGCACATCGTCTTCGGGTCGTACGAAGGTCCAATCGATGCCGCGCCGGGCGAACGCGTCATCTTCATTGGCGATTGTGCGCAATGGTCGGGTCAGCTTCACGGAAAAACAATCCGCGTGGAAAGCCTGTACCGAGATCGCGCCCAAAAAGATCCGTACCAGGCCAAACACGAAGACGTATTCGTCAAAATGGCTCAAGTCATCGGAAAGCTCGCCACGAGCGATACGAAAGAACCGCTGCGGCTCGAAGGATGCCCGGTCAGCGTGGCCGAACAGGTACTCGTGCTGGTAGAGCTCGGCAAATTGAAGAATCCAATTCTATCGCCGGAAGAATTGGTTCATTTCAACAAGGCATACGTGGGTTGGCGCAGCCGAACACTCATGAAGCGTGTGTCCGGCACACCCTACCAAATTCACGGGCCTTGCTCGCGTGGCGAAGCAGCGCCCGATGTGACGGTTCCCGCCGCTAGTCCGCCGGCCGCAGAGTAA